A genomic segment from Peribacillus sp. ACCC06369 encodes:
- the polA gene encoding DNA polymerase I: protein MDKKLVLIDGNSIAYRAFFALPLLNNDKGVHTNSVYGFTMMLNRILEEEKPTHILVAFDAGKTTFRHASFKEYKGGRQKTPPELSEQFPFIRELLDCFQIKRYELENYEADDIIGTLSLQAEKDGFEVKVISGDKDLTQLSSPSTTVSITKKGITEIEEYTPKHIHEKYGLSPLQIIDLKGLMGDASDNIPGIPGVGEKTALKLLHQFETVENLLQSIDEVSGQKLKEKIEEHKDLALLSKELATITREAPLEVSVNETEYSGIDQDRVISFYKELGFSTLLDKLDVTESEPLEQEKIEVHTGEMTEGMFTDESALYVETLEDNYHRADIIGISISNEQGHFYFHGDDALSSAAFKTWAEDETKKKTVFDAKRTVVALRHRGVEIKGIDFDVFLASYILDPAESVDEVAEITKTQGTIRLETDDVFYGKGAKRKIPEQAELSEHIARKSKAILSLKEPMIDKLQEFEQYHLLTELELPLSIILANMEWQGIKVDIGRLKNMGQELAIRLRTIEARIFDLAGEAFNINSPKQLGAILFEKLELPVMKKTKTGYSTSADVLEKLESQHNIVKEILLYRQLGKLQSTYIEGLLKVVNGKSDKVHTRFNQALTQTGRLSSTDPNLQNIPIRLEEGRKIRQAFIPSEKDWIIFAADYSQIELRVLAHIANDSGLVEAFQAGMDIHTRTAMDVFHVSAEEVTSNMRRQAKAVNFGIVYGISDYGLSQSLGITRKEAGEFIEKYLRSFPGVQEYMEESIHEARQKGYSTTLMQRRRYIPEITSRNFNIRSFAERTAMNTPIQGSAADIIKLAMINMNKRLKSEGLKTRMLLQVHDELIFETPPEELEILKVIVPEEMENAIELNVPLKVDYAFGPTWFDAK, encoded by the coding sequence TTGGATAAAAAGTTAGTACTCATAGATGGAAATAGCATTGCTTACCGTGCATTTTTTGCGCTTCCGCTCTTGAATAATGATAAAGGGGTCCATACGAATTCCGTGTACGGATTCACCATGATGCTCAACCGCATCCTTGAGGAAGAAAAGCCAACGCACATACTTGTTGCATTCGATGCGGGTAAAACGACATTCAGGCATGCCTCATTTAAAGAATATAAGGGAGGACGCCAAAAAACGCCGCCTGAATTATCCGAGCAATTTCCATTCATTCGCGAGCTGCTTGATTGTTTTCAAATAAAAAGGTATGAACTGGAGAACTACGAAGCCGATGATATTATCGGTACGCTTTCTTTACAAGCGGAAAAAGATGGTTTTGAAGTGAAGGTCATTTCCGGTGATAAGGATTTAACACAATTATCCTCCCCAAGTACGACGGTTTCCATCACGAAAAAGGGGATTACTGAAATTGAGGAATACACTCCAAAGCATATACATGAAAAATACGGTCTATCCCCCTTGCAGATCATTGACTTAAAAGGGCTGATGGGAGATGCCTCAGACAATATTCCCGGCATACCGGGTGTTGGTGAAAAGACTGCACTTAAGTTATTGCATCAATTTGAAACGGTGGAAAACCTTCTGCAGTCGATCGATGAGGTAAGCGGACAAAAATTGAAAGAAAAAATAGAAGAACATAAAGACCTGGCCCTATTAAGTAAAGAGCTGGCTACAATTACGAGGGAAGCTCCGCTTGAGGTTTCTGTAAATGAGACCGAGTACAGTGGCATAGATCAGGATCGAGTCATCTCATTCTATAAAGAGCTTGGCTTTTCTACTTTGCTCGATAAATTGGATGTAACGGAAAGTGAACCTCTTGAACAGGAAAAGATAGAGGTTCACACGGGTGAAATGACAGAAGGAATGTTTACAGATGAAAGTGCTTTATATGTTGAGACTTTAGAAGATAATTATCATCGTGCAGATATTATCGGGATTTCCATCAGTAATGAACAAGGTCATTTTTACTTCCATGGAGATGATGCCCTGAGTTCCGCGGCATTTAAAACTTGGGCAGAGGATGAAACAAAAAAGAAAACGGTTTTCGATGCGAAGCGTACGGTTGTGGCACTCCGTCATCGAGGCGTCGAAATAAAAGGCATCGATTTTGATGTGTTTTTGGCTTCCTATATCCTGGATCCGGCAGAGTCAGTGGACGAAGTGGCAGAAATCACGAAAACTCAAGGTACAATCCGTCTTGAAACCGATGATGTTTTTTATGGGAAAGGTGCAAAACGCAAGATACCTGAGCAAGCTGAACTAAGTGAGCATATCGCCAGAAAATCAAAGGCGATCCTTTCTCTTAAAGAACCGATGATCGATAAGCTGCAAGAGTTCGAGCAATATCATCTATTAACGGAACTGGAGCTTCCACTGTCGATCATCCTGGCGAATATGGAATGGCAGGGCATCAAGGTGGATATAGGCCGGCTGAAAAACATGGGGCAGGAATTAGCCATTCGTTTAAGAACCATCGAAGCACGAATTTTTGATTTGGCTGGAGAGGCTTTCAATATCAATTCACCTAAACAGCTTGGGGCCATCCTTTTTGAAAAGTTGGAGCTTCCGGTCATGAAGAAAACCAAAACAGGTTATTCGACTTCAGCCGATGTGCTGGAAAAACTGGAGAGCCAGCATAATATCGTTAAGGAAATATTACTTTACCGCCAGCTTGGTAAGTTGCAATCGACTTATATTGAAGGCTTGCTTAAAGTGGTCAATGGTAAATCGGACAAGGTTCACACCCGGTTCAACCAAGCATTGACCCAGACCGGCCGGTTAAGTTCTACAGACCCCAATCTGCAGAATATCCCGATCAGACTGGAAGAAGGCAGGAAAATCAGGCAGGCATTCATTCCTTCCGAAAAGGATTGGATCATTTTTGCTGCTGACTATTCTCAAATCGAGTTACGCGTGCTGGCGCATATCGCCAATGACAGCGGATTGGTGGAAGCATTCCAGGCCGGGATGGACATCCATACAAGGACAGCTATGGATGTGTTCCATGTATCGGCGGAGGAAGTCACTTCGAACATGAGGCGCCAAGCCAAAGCGGTCAACTTCGGAATCGTTTATGGTATAAGTGATTACGGGCTATCTCAAAGTCTTGGCATCACGAGAAAAGAAGCTGGAGAGTTCATCGAGAAGTATTTAAGGAGCTTTCCTGGTGTTCAGGAATATATGGAAGAAAGCATACATGAAGCCCGTCAAAAAGGGTATAGCACGACCCTGATGCAAAGAAGGCGATATATACCTGAGATTACTAGCAGGAATTTCAACATCAGGAGCTTTGCCGAACGGACAGCGATGAACACGCCGATTCAAGGCAGTGCCGCGGATATCATCAAGCTTGCGATGATAAATATGAATAAGCGCCTGAAAAGTGAAGGGCTGAAAACGAGAATGCTTCTTCAGGTGCATGATGAATTGATTTTTGAAACACCTCCTGAGGAACTAGAAATCCTTAAGGTGATCGTTCCTGAGGAAATGGAAAATGCCATTGAATTGAACGTGCCCCTTAAGGTGGATTATGCTTTCGGGCCGACATGGTTTGATGCCAAATAA
- the dnaI gene encoding primosomal protein DnaI: protein MEKINRSLNKLANTNQFQERYEKLKQEIFEDEQVRLFLNANSSTVTKEMIDKNLGKLYEFTSQSNKCDKCPSLDGCINMMHGYYPKLVVQGKALNLNYEICPRKFAEDEKRKREKLIRSLYVPKDILKATIEDFTQTDDENKRLGVLSKAMSFIMEYEPGKRQKGLYIYGKFGVGKTYLLGAIANELAERQISSLIVYVPDYLRELKGSIGDNTVNEKIEMVKTAPVLMLDDIGAESMTSWGRDEVFGPILQFRMLENLPTFFTSNFDMNGLENHLTFSQRGEKEEVKAARVLERIQYLAEPVKLDGVNRRR from the coding sequence ATGGAAAAGATTAATAGATCCCTTAATAAATTGGCCAATACAAACCAATTTCAAGAGCGTTATGAAAAGCTGAAACAAGAGATTTTTGAAGACGAACAGGTGCGGTTATTTTTGAATGCCAACAGTTCGACTGTCACGAAGGAAATGATAGACAAAAACTTGGGTAAGCTTTATGAGTTCACTTCACAAAGCAATAAGTGTGATAAATGTCCAAGCTTGGATGGCTGTATCAATATGATGCATGGGTATTATCCTAAATTGGTCGTTCAAGGGAAGGCCTTGAATCTGAATTATGAAATCTGCCCACGGAAATTCGCAGAGGATGAAAAGCGGAAACGGGAAAAATTGATCCGCAGCCTTTACGTGCCGAAGGATATTTTAAAGGCGACCATCGAGGACTTCACTCAAACGGATGATGAAAACAAACGCTTGGGTGTTTTAAGTAAGGCGATGTCGTTCATTATGGAGTATGAGCCAGGTAAAAGGCAAAAAGGCTTATATATATACGGGAAATTCGGTGTTGGGAAAACCTATTTATTAGGTGCGATTGCCAATGAACTTGCAGAAAGGCAGATTTCCTCCCTTATTGTCTATGTGCCTGACTACTTGAGGGAACTTAAAGGGTCGATAGGTGATAATACGGTCAATGAAAAAATTGAGATGGTGAAAACGGCACCTGTCCTCATGCTGGATGATATTGGAGCGGAGTCCATGACGAGCTGGGGACGCGATGAGGTTTTTGGTCCGATTTTGCAATTTAGGATGCTGGAAAACCTGCCGACGTTTTTTACTTCGAATTTTGACATGAATGGCTTGGAGAATCACCTAACCTTTTCACAGCGTGGTGAGAAGGAAGAAGTGAAGGCGGCCAGGGTACTGGAACGAATTCAATATTTAGCGGAGCCGGTCAAGCTGGATGGCGTGAATCGGAGAAGATAA
- the nrdR gene encoding transcriptional regulator NrdR has protein sequence MKCPSCQYNGTRVLDSRPVDESKSIRRRRECEACGFRFTTFEKVEETPLIVVKKGGTREEFSRDKILRGLIRACEKRPVPLKELEQITSYVEKELRNQGIAEVKSDSVGEMVMDKLAEVDEVAYVRFASVYRQFKDINVFIDELKDLINKERK, from the coding sequence ATGAAATGCCCATCATGTCAATATAACGGAACAAGAGTGCTCGATTCCAGGCCAGTCGATGAAAGTAAATCGATTCGACGACGCCGTGAATGTGAGGCATGTGGTTTTCGATTCACGACATTTGAAAAGGTGGAGGAAACACCTCTTATTGTAGTGAAAAAGGGCGGGACACGGGAAGAGTTCAGTCGTGATAAAATCCTGCGTGGCTTAATCAGGGCTTGCGAAAAACGTCCGGTTCCCTTGAAAGAACTAGAGCAAATTACCAGTTATGTAGAAAAAGAACTGCGCAATCAGGGCATAGCGGAAGTGAAAAGCGACAGTGTCGGCGAAATGGTGATGGATAAGCTGGCAGAAGTCGATGAGGTGGCCTATGTTCGGTTCGCATCCGTCTATCGGCAATTTAAAGACATCAATGTCTTTATCGATGAATTGAAAGATTTAATAAATAAAGAAAGAAAGTAG
- the speD gene encoding adenosylmethionine decarboxylase, which translates to METMGRHVISELWGCDFEKLNNIDLIEKIFVDAALKSGAEVREVAFHKFAPQGVSGVVIISESHLTIHSFPEHGYASIDVYTCGNLDPNIAADYIAEALNAQTRENIELPRGLGPVQMKKANLSAL; encoded by the coding sequence ATGGAAACTATGGGTAGACATGTCATTTCTGAACTTTGGGGTTGTGACTTTGAAAAACTGAACAATATCGATTTAATTGAAAAGATTTTTGTTGATGCTGCTTTGAAATCAGGTGCAGAGGTAAGAGAAGTTGCCTTTCACAAGTTTGCTCCACAAGGAGTTAGCGGGGTTGTCATCATTTCTGAATCACACTTAACGATTCACAGTTTTCCAGAACACGGCTATGCTAGCATTGATGTCTATACATGCGGTAACTTGGATCCGAATATTGCGGCAGATTATATTGCAGAAGCTTTGAACGCGCAAACACGTGAAAACATAGAATTACCACGTGGATTAGGTCCTGTACAAATGAAAAAAGCCAATCTAAGTGCCCTATAA
- the mutM gene encoding DNA-formamidopyrimidine glycosylase — MPELPEVETVRRTLEQLVLGKEIKEVSVFWPKIIKAPEPVEQFQDALRGQTIQSIGRRGKFLIFTLDDYSMVSHLRMEGKYGVHPKEEPYDKHTHVIFTFTDGSELRYRDVRKFGTMHLFAKGEELERLPLLHLGPEPLSEDFTVEGLSAKLARTNRKIKPVLLDQTVVVGIGNIYVDESLFRSGIHPERIASSLSLQEIKTLHAEIIATLAEAVEKGGSTIRSYLNSQGQIGMFQLELNVYGRKGENCKTCGTPLEKLVVGGRGTHICPLCQPYMS, encoded by the coding sequence ATGCCAGAACTTCCAGAAGTGGAAACAGTCAGAAGAACGTTAGAGCAGCTCGTACTCGGAAAAGAGATCAAGGAAGTGTCCGTCTTCTGGCCAAAGATCATTAAAGCGCCTGAGCCTGTCGAACAGTTTCAGGATGCTTTAAGGGGGCAGACGATACAGAGTATAGGCCGTCGGGGCAAGTTCCTCATTTTCACATTGGATGATTATTCGATGGTTTCGCATTTAAGGATGGAAGGGAAATACGGGGTGCATCCAAAAGAAGAGCCTTACGATAAGCATACCCATGTAATCTTCACTTTCACGGATGGCAGTGAACTTCGATACAGGGATGTCCGGAAATTCGGTACGATGCATCTGTTTGCAAAAGGGGAAGAACTTGAGCGGTTGCCGCTATTGCATTTAGGGCCTGAACCGTTATCTGAAGATTTTACTGTCGAGGGGCTTAGTGCGAAATTGGCAAGAACCAACAGGAAAATCAAGCCGGTTCTCCTTGATCAAACGGTTGTCGTTGGGATTGGGAATATATATGTGGACGAGTCGTTATTCCGTTCCGGTATCCATCCGGAGAGAATCGCTTCTTCACTATCATTGCAGGAAATAAAAACGTTGCATGCAGAAATCATTGCAACGTTAGCTGAAGCGGTGGAAAAAGGCGGAAGCACGATTCGTTCATACCTTAACTCTCAAGGGCAAATCGGCATGTTTCAGTTGGAACTGAATGTCTATGGACGAAAGGGCGAGAACTGCAAAACATGCGGCACTCCACTTGAAAAACTGGTTGTTGGAGGACGTGGCACACATATTTGCCCGTTGTGCCAGCCTTACATGAGCTAA
- the coaE gene encoding dephospho-CoA kinase (Dephospho-CoA kinase (CoaE) performs the final step in coenzyme A biosynthesis.), producing the protein MGQIIGITGGIASGKSSVSLYLQELGFTIVDADLASRAVVEPGEEAYHQVVKAFGEDILLKDGNIDRAKLGSIIFHDQEKRLLLNGIVHPAVRNWMRLKTEEALASGEETVFMDIPLLFESKLTFMVEKTLLIYVDEQVQLKRLMNRNGLSETEALARIHSQMPLADKKALADAVIDNNGDINDTKKQVKAILSDWHVI; encoded by the coding sequence ATGGGACAAATCATTGGAATCACCGGAGGCATCGCTAGTGGGAAAAGCAGTGTCAGCCTCTATTTACAGGAACTGGGATTCACGATTGTGGATGCAGATCTGGCTTCCCGTGCTGTCGTTGAGCCAGGTGAAGAAGCCTATCATCAAGTTGTGAAGGCATTTGGTGAAGATATCTTATTGAAGGATGGGAATATAGACCGCGCAAAGCTTGGGTCGATAATATTTCATGATCAGGAAAAGAGATTGCTATTGAATGGCATCGTGCATCCTGCCGTCAGGAATTGGATGCGCCTCAAGACGGAAGAGGCACTCGCTTCAGGGGAAGAAACTGTGTTCATGGATATTCCGCTCCTATTTGAAAGTAAGCTGACATTCATGGTGGAAAAGACGCTTTTGATATATGTGGATGAGCAAGTTCAACTGAAACGATTAATGAACAGGAATGGTCTTTCGGAGACGGAGGCACTTGCCAGGATCCATTCGCAAATGCCCTTGGCCGATAAAAAGGCTTTAGCGGATGCCGTCATCGACAATAATGGAGACATTAATGATACGAAGAAGCAAGTGAAGGCCATACTTAGCGATTGGCATGTCATATAA
- the ytaF gene encoding sporulation membrane protein YtaF yields the protein MWLQIIFLAFAVSIDGFGVGLTFGMRKMKIPLKSIAVISFCSALSLGIAMVIGQFISQLISIGAAEKTGGIILIFLGAWMVYQYFKPEKDLKDDRYHEKIIFNFEIKSLGVVINILQKPLNADFDKSGTITGIEALVLGFALSLDAFGAGVGAAMIGISPIILAGCIAVMSSIFIWSGIQSGKLLSNNKVVQHLTFLPGVLLIIIGLFKL from the coding sequence ATGTGGCTACAAATTATTTTTCTTGCTTTTGCAGTTAGTATTGACGGGTTTGGCGTAGGTTTGACATTCGGTATGCGGAAGATGAAAATCCCCTTAAAGTCAATAGCGGTCATCTCATTTTGTTCTGCATTGAGTTTAGGTATAGCGATGGTCATCGGACAATTCATCAGCCAGCTCATATCTATCGGGGCGGCTGAAAAAACGGGGGGCATCATCCTCATCTTTCTTGGTGCCTGGATGGTATACCAGTATTTTAAGCCTGAAAAAGATCTGAAAGATGATAGATACCATGAAAAGATCATCTTTAATTTTGAAATTAAATCACTTGGGGTAGTCATTAATATTTTACAAAAACCATTGAATGCTGATTTTGATAAATCAGGTACGATCACCGGTATTGAAGCGCTTGTGCTGGGGTTTGCACTTTCGCTGGATGCGTTCGGAGCTGGAGTCGGAGCGGCTATGATCGGGATTTCACCGATTATCCTCGCAGGATGCATCGCTGTTATGAGTTCGATTTTCATTTGGAGCGGAATTCAAAGCGGGAAACTGCTTTCAAATAATAAAGTTGTCCAGCATTTGACCTTTCTTCCAGGTGTACTATTGATCATCATCGGTTTATTCAAGTTATGA
- a CDS encoding replication initiation and membrane attachment family protein: MHWQELLPADSYLVSSAGLLHDYDRKILTRLYQPLIGPICISLYMTLWSELEENRLWSETSSHYQLMNTIGLKLGDIYEARLLLEGIGLLNVYKKSENDTKEFIYELNPPLSPQQFFTDGMLNIYLYKKIGKVQFNRLKRFFCDDHILTDQYESVTKSFAEVFSSDHLDSLYVTDEAKNEWKPMPEQQFIDRADGVEPTGFDNLFDFELLIAGMKSSIVPKKAFTPKIKSTIAKLAFLYGIDPLEMQKLVMDAVSLDDEIDEEMLRKAARDWYQIERQADMPSLVNRVQPIRERTQKEEPKTQEQELIRHLETISPRERLMQLSGGAEPSSGDLKVVEGVMINQKLNPGVVNVLIEYVMLKTDMKFTKGYVEKLAGHWARLKVSTVIEAMELAKNEHRKYQDWAQGSRNVAKGGRKKTIREEVVPEWLEKKEEAPQEQNADQPELNAQKRELQEKWKQWKAGGEMNDGKD, from the coding sequence ATGCATTGGCAAGAATTGCTCCCAGCGGATTCATATTTGGTCTCATCTGCGGGGCTGCTTCATGATTATGATCGGAAAATACTGACCCGACTATATCAACCTCTTATTGGACCTATCTGTATCAGCCTTTATATGACGTTGTGGAGTGAGTTGGAGGAAAACAGGCTATGGTCGGAAACCTCCTCACACTATCAATTAATGAATACCATCGGCCTTAAGTTAGGTGATATTTACGAAGCACGGCTTTTACTTGAGGGAATCGGTTTGTTGAATGTATATAAGAAATCGGAGAATGACACGAAGGAATTTATCTATGAGTTAAACCCGCCGCTTTCCCCACAGCAATTTTTCACGGATGGAATGCTGAATATCTACTTATACAAAAAAATAGGTAAAGTACAATTCAACCGGTTGAAGAGATTCTTTTGTGATGATCATATCTTAACGGATCAATATGAAAGTGTGACTAAATCTTTTGCGGAGGTATTCTCATCAGATCACTTGGACTCTTTATATGTAACGGATGAAGCGAAAAATGAATGGAAACCGATGCCTGAACAGCAATTCATCGATCGGGCGGATGGCGTCGAACCAACGGGGTTTGACAACTTATTTGATTTTGAACTTTTAATTGCCGGGATGAAATCCTCGATCGTACCGAAAAAGGCCTTTACCCCGAAAATAAAAAGTACGATTGCCAAGCTTGCTTTTTTATATGGCATTGATCCGCTTGAAATGCAAAAACTAGTAATGGATGCCGTTTCATTGGATGATGAGATCGATGAGGAAATGCTTAGGAAGGCGGCGAGGGACTGGTATCAGATCGAACGGCAGGCCGATATGCCTTCCCTTGTCAATCGCGTGCAGCCGATCCGTGAACGGACACAAAAAGAAGAACCGAAAACGCAGGAACAAGAGCTCATCCGTCATTTGGAGACGATTTCTCCAAGGGAGCGGCTGATGCAATTGTCAGGCGGTGCTGAGCCATCAAGCGGTGATTTGAAAGTGGTGGAGGGCGTGATGATCAATCAAAAGCTGAATCCGGGTGTCGTCAACGTCTTGATTGAATATGTCATGCTCAAAACGGATATGAAGTTCACGAAGGGCTATGTGGAAAAGCTGGCAGGCCATTGGGCACGGCTGAAGGTCTCCACGGTCATCGAGGCGATGGAACTGGCTAAAAATGAACACCGGAAATATCAGGACTGGGCTCAAGGAAGCAGGAATGTTGCGAAGGGCGGCCGGAAAAAGACGATACGGGAAGAAGTGGTTCCGGAGTGGCTTGAGAAAAAAGAAGAAGCACCGCAGGAGCAGAATGCGGATCAGCCTGAATTGAATGCCCAGAAACGTGAGCTTCAGGAGAAATGGAAGCAGTGGAAAGCTGGAGGTGAAATGAACGATGGAAAAGATTAA
- a CDS encoding glyceraldehyde-3-phosphate dehydrogenase, whose protein sequence is MNSRIAINGFGRIGRMVFRKAILDESLDIVAINASYPAETLAHLLKYDTIHGKFDGIIIAEDDSLVVNGRRVKLINNRDPKLLPWKEMNIDIVIEATGKFNDRSKAALHLEAGAKRVILSAPGKNEDVTIVMGVNQEVLEIDKHFVISNASCTTNCLGPVAKVLDEKFGINNGLMTTIHSYTNDQNNIDNPHKDLRRARAAAESIIPTTTGAAKAISLVLPQLKGKLHGMAIRVPTPNVSLVDLVVDLNCDVTIDEVNQAFIDASENELKGIMEFTMEPLVSSDFKTNPHSAIIDGLTTMMIGNRKVKVLAWYDNEWGYSNRVVDLVKLVASELKKTSEVELTVK, encoded by the coding sequence ATGAATTCAAGAATAGCGATTAACGGATTTGGGAGAATTGGAAGAATGGTTTTCCGAAAGGCCATATTAGATGAGAGTTTGGACATTGTTGCCATTAATGCAAGCTATCCTGCTGAAACTTTAGCCCACTTACTAAAATATGATACGATACATGGTAAATTCGACGGTATCATTATAGCGGAAGATGATTCACTTGTAGTGAATGGCCGCCGAGTAAAACTAATAAATAACCGCGATCCAAAGCTATTGCCTTGGAAAGAGATGAACATAGATATTGTAATTGAAGCTACGGGTAAATTTAATGACCGTTCTAAAGCGGCTCTTCATTTAGAAGCAGGGGCAAAAAGGGTGATTTTATCCGCGCCGGGTAAAAATGAAGACGTTACCATTGTTATGGGCGTCAATCAGGAAGTGCTGGAAATCGACAAGCATTTTGTCATATCCAATGCATCTTGTACAACTAACTGTCTTGGACCGGTTGCAAAAGTGCTTGATGAAAAATTCGGCATAAACAACGGTTTAATGACAACGATACATTCTTATACAAATGATCAAAATAATATCGATAACCCGCACAAAGACTTAAGACGAGCCCGTGCCGCTGCGGAAAGCATCATTCCTACCACCACAGGGGCTGCAAAAGCCATCTCCCTGGTGTTGCCTCAATTAAAAGGCAAACTTCATGGAATGGCGATACGCGTACCGACACCTAACGTATCTCTAGTCGATCTTGTTGTGGACCTAAACTGTGATGTCACGATTGATGAAGTGAACCAAGCGTTCATCGACGCTTCGGAAAATGAACTTAAAGGAATCATGGAATTCACGATGGAACCTTTAGTTTCCAGCGATTTCAAAACTAATCCTCACTCTGCCATCATCGATGGTTTGACAACGATGATGATTGGGAACAGGAAAGTGAAAGTCCTGGCATGGTATGATAATGAGTGGGGTTACTCCAACCGGGTAGTGGACCTTGTGAAATTAGTTGCGTCCGAGTTGAAAAAAACTTCAGAAGTCGAGTTAACAGTAAAATAA
- the ytxC gene encoding sporulation protein YtxC codes for MQISFQNDSEALKLLNFVSAHPLGAEFQPYIRFLPQQGMHVDMTESSGDKWLILLRDAFHSFLLEEKTLPVLEQIIVGKFFYREREEIEAITEIASSIIEGERARNQEEVFSTEKRLIEEGLQSILAGKVSFSFDSFTTFRLKSFQHTLEKYVVKAIDEYKLEQDYQNFIATLRDCLQGQESKLRKLHLVNRDGFHFYDQKLSKLDRPKINSMIDRRLLAKSSLFLDTVILAPLLSIAPENLCIYTDDKEEGLIQTISRIFEERATILPLSSFSNAFE; via the coding sequence GTGCAAATTTCGTTTCAAAACGATTCAGAGGCATTGAAATTACTGAATTTCGTTTCTGCCCATCCGCTAGGGGCAGAATTTCAACCATACATTCGATTTCTTCCGCAACAAGGCATGCATGTGGATATGACGGAGTCTTCAGGTGATAAATGGCTAATTCTGCTTCGTGATGCATTTCATTCTTTTTTATTGGAAGAAAAGACGCTTCCTGTTCTGGAGCAAATAATAGTCGGTAAATTTTTTTATAGGGAACGGGAAGAAATTGAAGCCATCACTGAGATTGCTTCATCCATCATTGAAGGGGAACGTGCAAGGAATCAAGAAGAAGTATTCAGTACGGAGAAACGATTGATTGAGGAAGGACTACAAAGCATTTTGGCGGGGAAGGTATCTTTTTCATTCGATTCTTTTACGACTTTCCGTTTAAAATCATTTCAGCACACTTTGGAAAAGTATGTCGTCAAGGCAATTGATGAATACAAGTTGGAACAGGATTATCAAAATTTCATTGCCACTCTCCGTGATTGCCTTCAGGGGCAGGAGTCGAAATTAAGAAAGCTTCACCTCGTCAATCGGGATGGTTTTCACTTCTATGATCAGAAATTAAGCAAGCTCGACCGACCAAAAATCAATAGTATGATCGACAGGAGGCTTCTTGCCAAAAGTTCACTTTTTCTAGATACGGTGATACTTGCCCCACTTTTATCGATTGCTCCTGAAAACTTGTGTATCTATACCGATGACAAGGAAGAGGGGCTGATCCAGACCATTTCAAGGATTTTCGAAGAACGGGCGACCATCTTGCCACTTTCGTCTTTTTCTAATGCATTTGAATGA